AGTAGATCCTGTACATGCAAAGTCATAAAAGCCGAGAACAAACCAAGTGTAAGAAGTCCTGTCTTTATCATTTGTTTGTTAATAATTCAATTTATATCTCTTTTGCCAACAGAACAAGCTTATTTAAAGTCTTCCAGTTGCGGATAGTTACTGTTTCATCAAGCTTCTGCAAGTTATTGGCAAGCTTAGATTTACTAATGCTATTACGAAATAACAGATACACGTCTCTGCCTATAATACGGTAATCATCACTATCACTTCTATATGCGTTAAGATATTCTGTTTTATCTTTTTGGGGAACTGTAGACAATAGCGCTACATACAAGCATTCTTTATCTGACAAAGATTCTGCTTCCGATATCTCATCCTTTGAGAAAGGACAATCAAGGATCATTTTTTCTAATTCAGCCAGCATTCTCAACACCACCTTTACCGGAAAGCCAAAAGCTGCCTCAATCTTATTTTCTATTATAACTTGAAGAGTCGCTTCCTCTTCATCCGATTCGAATATCACATTACCACTTTGAATATACGTTTGCACTGCATTAAGTCCAATCGCTTCCAATGCTTTCTTTAATTCAGGCATCTTTATCATATTCTTTCCGCCTACATTAATTCCTCTAAGTAATGCAATATAAATATTCATTTTAATTACAAATAATAATCTCCCTGAATCTTAACAACAGCATTACCACCAAAAAGGACTTTACCATCTACAGCCTTGAGCTTCACAATATTAAAAAGTTCCTTTTCTCCATTCTGTTCAATAGAAACAGGGTGACCATCCCATAATTGATTCTTCAGCATGTAATATCCCATTGCCGAATTTCCGGAACCGGTTGCGGGATCTTCAAGATAACCAAATTTGGGAGCGAAGACACGGGTCCTGATTCTATTTGATTTATCGGCTACATCATTGGTAAAAACGAGTATTATATCTATATCATTATTAACGCAGAAGTCTTTCAGTTTTTGTTCATCGGGAAGTAAACCAAGAATGTTATCTAAATCTGTAATCGGAACGATTAATGTTCTTAAACCGGCATCAATCAACATAATGGGATTTTGCTGATCAATAGTTTCAGGCGAAGTTCCAAGATTAGAAGCTATATCTGTGAGGCTCGGTTTCAGATTGAGGCATTCACGATCGGGAGCTGTTACAAATACTGTATCAAGAGACTGGAGTTCGTTATATACTTTCAAATTGCTTTTATTGGTTTTAATGGTAATTTCCTTTACCTCTGCCAGTTCTTTATTACTTTTTACCAGATTGTACATACATGCAATAGTTCCGTGTCCGCAGAATTCCACCTCGCATTCGGAAGAGTAGTAACGCAGCCTGTATGCATTATCATCAAGCGGAATGCAATAAACTACTTCAGACACAAACCCTTTGTGGTCTTTTGCTATGTTCAGCATCTCTTCATCAGTTAAGTGCTGATCTTTGTCAAGATACAGACAGGCGGCAGGATTCCCTTTCGAATTTCCGCTGGTAAAAGCATCCAGTTTTCTGTAAGTGAATTTATTCTTGGTATCAGTTTCAGAGGCTGCAACCGGGTTTGCTGATTTCGCCTGATTAGCTGTAGTTGTTCTCTTATTACCATACTTGCGAGCTTTCTCCCATGCTGCCTTCCTAGCTTGGTATTGTTCGTATTGATTTTCTAAATAATTGTCTGCCATAAACTTTTTACTTTCCTATCTGATATAATGCGCTTCTATTTGTTCTCAATCGTAACATTTGGGATATTTGTTGAGATCATTTCTTTTAGATAACTTATTCTATCATTATCAAGAGCCTTGAAAAAAGCTGTAATATCATTTCCGTAGCCTCTTTTTGAATAAGCATAAACAAATAACGCTTTCCCTCTTTTAGGTATTTCAATTTGTTTATATCGATATAGATTAAATTCAACAACTGTCAGCATGCTATCTTTGCTTTCACTAAGCAGAAAGTCTACAAGATATTCCTTTCCATCAGGACTTTTAGTAACTTGATAATTACATATAGGATCAGTCTTTCTTCTTGCAATCAGCTCATTTACTTTTTGATTTACAGCACCCTCAGCATTTATATCAGTGATAAAAAGATGTATAGTCAACATCTGATTAAAACTTTCAAAGTTCTCTCCTTTGGGTAAATACTCTTGAATTAAATAGTTCTCATTGGGCTTTGCAGACCATGATAATTTGTAATCCATTTTATTAAATTCTAAATTTTCTTTTATTCCAAGTCTATTAACTGGATTTTGAGCCATCGATGCTAAAGACAAGAAGAATACAAAAAGTGTTGTTAATAGTTTATTCATATTGTAGGTTTTTAATTTATTACAGTTATGCATGGGATAGTTCCATTATCATAGTAATTTTTATTAGATTTTGAAGGAGGTTTTGGTATCAATATCGGCAATATCAATGATCCATCTCCTTTCGCTATCGACTTTATCTTGTTCCAACCCATCGGGATAACGAAGAAACAGCACCCATGAAGTCTGTCCAATATAATCCAACTCACTATTCGCCCCGGAATCTTTGTATAATATGTCGTCTATATTCTTAAATGTCTGTTCAAACATAATTTCGTTATTTATTACAGACAAAGATACTAAATCCATTTAACATAGACCATGAAAAAATTCGATAAAAAACTCACATCTAATTTTCACCACATTTACAATTTTATCAGAAAATTCAGTTAACATTTATAGAGAATTGGCTTTAGAACTAAGGTAGTAACAGCACAAACAAGCATATTTTATGCGCAGAACGAGGGCCGGCATTTTTATATGTCGGTATATTTCTCATTTAACTAATATTTTTTTTAACAAATATAACTATCTATTCATTTCACTATCAAGCATTAATATTTTTGTGTGGTGCAGAGGGTGGAGATGAAAAGGCATTTTTGGAGTCGTGAATTATTATTTCAGATAAATTCTTCAGAAAATTGAATTTTCAAAATTAAATTTCAGAAAAGGTTGGCAGGTCGATTTTACTCCACCCTCTACACCACACCGCCCTCCGATTAAAGCTGCAAACCACTATATATCTGTATATTACACCCATATAAAGAGAATAATATCGGGGTGGCAGTAGGTTTTATACTACACCCCAGCCCCCACCAAGCTTCCAAGTACACCATTTATCTGCACCATGCATCTTTGAGCGGACAGATGGTGCAGAAAAACTCACTACTTTTCTTTGTTTTCAACCCTCCATCTGTTTTACAAGCAAAACATGTCGCACTCCTCTTCCCCAGGAAAGACAACTCACTTTCAAGCCTCAAAGCAAAAAAAGTCAACCAGTATCAGTGTTTGACTATATATTGGTCAACCAATTATCTACTTAGGGGCATTTGTAGTCAACCGAAATCAGTTTAACACACCCCCAACGTTGCATTAAGAATCTCAAAGGAAGCACTAATCATTTATTGGCGAGGGATTAACCCAATCATGTACATGTTTACCTCCTAATCTTGTACATGTTTGAGTTCAATCTTGTACATGATTGGGGCGTATCTTGTACATGATTGGAGTAATTCATCAGGTTGTTTTAGTTAATTCATTGAGCAGCTTTTATAGTTGACGGATTAAGGCTGGTTACTTCCACTATTTACTTTGCTATTAGGTTACTCGGCGAGCAGTAAATTTACAGAAGAAAAATTGCATATATTGCTATATATCAACATTATAGATAAGCATAAAGAAAGAGATGGAGAGCTTATTGCTTCATAGAACAACCAGTTTTGTAAACTTTTTTAGTGGCAGTGTGGCAGAGGAAACATCCTTTTTCCAATTCTGTAAATCGTAATTCGAAAAAAAATCTTTTTGAAGAATTTTCATTTTTCATTTTCTGAAACCGTAATATAGACAATTTTACTGCCACACTGCCACTAAAATTATTTACATGTAGGGAAACCTGATGATTTATCAATGAAATTCAGTCCGGAATGGGTTAAACCTATTTCTTTTCAATAGTCTTTAAATAAATGATATACACTCTTTTTTAAACAACGTACGTACAAAAAGGAAGCTTAGTTTCATCTATCATTATTTTATCGCCAACTTCACTAAATTGTACATAGTATAAAAAGGTGTGATTTGAAAACAATTATATATTATAATTGACATTACAATTCCTGGAAGAGCATTATAAACGTAGCTTTCTAAGCCTTGCATAAATCTAAATAAACTTTTATAAATAGAATTAATAATAAAAAACAAAAAAAAGAAGAATAACGAATTATGTTTTTATATTTGTGCTTGAGGAATGGGTAGTATTACAACAATCGCCTGTTATTTCTCGAATAATATCTTTTCTTTAAATTAATAATCAAATATTTAAAACATGAAAAAGTGTTGTATATTACTTCCTTTACTATTTTTACTAATAACTAATTCGTTTGGGCAAAAAGCGAAACAACCGAACTTTAAAATTAATGGTACCATAAACGCAGATTCAGGAACGGTGCGCCTCTTTTTTTACCGTGAATATATTCCAAACAAAGAAAAAGTGTTGGAAGCGCAAATTAAGAATAATAAATTCTCAATATCAGGATATATCCCTGAACCGCAAAGTGTTTCAATTCGTATCGACGAACGTTATCGATCATCGGATTTTATTATCGAAAAAGGGCCGCAAACCATTTCTATAAATATAGATTCGATAGATAAAACACCTGACGTTAATAACAAGACAATGATTAATGAATATCCTAAATTCTCAGCCTTTTGTGATCCAATAAACATTAAGAATGAATTATACGACCATAGATGTGATAGTTTATTAAAGCTATATAATTACAACTTACCCGAATCAATAAAATCTGATCTAAGAAAAGAAAGCGACATAATATACGAAGAAAGCCATAAATTTCATTTGCAATACAGCAAAATGAATCCAAACTCCAATGTTGCATTTTGGATGCTTATTCGTAAAATGGGCTGGGGATACGAACCAATTTTTGATTCCATTTACAACTGCTTTTCTAATGAACTTAAAAACAGCTATGCCGGTAAGGTTTTAAGCAGAAAGCTTAAAATTGGCAGCGTGCTTTCAGTAGGAAAACAATTCCCGCTCTTGCAGTGTGTAAACACCAACAATGAAAAGTTTACGTTGGATATTTTCTCAAAGAATAATTTAACATTAGTTGATTTTTGGTACAGCCAATGCAATCCATGCAGGTCACAATTCAATACTTTGAAAGACTTGTATAAACAATTTAGTGACAAAGGTTTTGAAATAATTGGAATATCTGTTGATAGAGCTACAAACAAAGAACTTTGGGAGAATACTATTATCAACGATAAACTTATTTGGAAACAATACTGGGACAAAGATACAAAAGAGGCAAATAGGTTATCTATTAATGCTTTCCCAACTAATTTCCTGATAGACAGCACTGGGAAAATAATTGCAAAAAATATTACTTTGGGTGAGTTGGAGAAGCTCTTAAACAAAAGTTTAAAATAATAAATCCCGCTCATGATGAAGGAGAAATTCTTTCCAGAGAAAACTTAAAAGGATTAGATGCTGGAATTATTTTGCCACAATAAACAGTTTATTGGCTATAATTGGTCAAGTCGGACGCAAAAATAAAGAAAAATGGCAATAAATGTCTGTAAAGCACATTGTAAATAAGCTATACTACATCATAGAGTGAAAGCAATATGTTTTCACTCTATGTCTAATTATATTCTCGTAAATTTCAACTTGTATAATTTAGTGTTACATGCAGCGCTCCAAACGGTACCAACAAGGCACTATCTTAAATTAATCGTTTTTTTATTTATATAATCTTATTTTACAATACGATCTCTTTTATAAACATGTTTGGCATCATGAGCAGAATCAAGACAATCAACACGGAAAGTTTTAAAATCAGCTTTAACTAACGGCTTATGATTATAATAAATTCTATGACGATCTTTACCATAATTATAATTTAGAGCAACAAAACTTTTTACATCAGCCTCTTCAACCACAAGAGAGTCATAATAAACCTTCTCCTTATCAGCCATATATGGCGATTCAAGAACAGAATTACCCTCTTTCAAAACATGAAATGTTTTATAATCGGCAAGTGGATATCTCATTGGAGCTGTATCTTTTAACCCAGAAAGAGAAATCAAATAATAATATTTTTTATCCTTGCGTACGAATCCAAAATGATCCACGCGTACAAAAGTTTTAATATCATAAACATGAAAAGGAAAGTTTTTATAGTACACATCTTTTCCATCCGTATAATTGTCATCCTTATTTTTATGAAAAGAATCAGGATTTGCACCTGATACAATACCTGAAATTAAACTATCAGAGCGTGCATATGCTTCATAATAGAAAACGTGCTTGCTATCTTTTCCGTATAACCAGTCTATCGATTCAAACGTTTTGGGGTCTGCATCGAAAATAATATTGTCTTTATAATAAACATGATTCTTATCCTTTCCGCAATCTGATTTATCACATATTTGAAATGTTTTAGGATCAGCACCTTTAATAAGCCATTCACGAGGCTCTGAACTAACAACAGGATTCCAAGAATAACGATAAACTCCATCTTTTTTAATACGGTACCCTTCGCCATAATCTTCACAGCCAAGCAATTGAAGTATTATACAGGTAAAAAAC
The Bacteroides sedimenti genome window above contains:
- a CDS encoding DUF1697 domain-containing protein; translated protein: MNIYIALLRGINVGGKNMIKMPELKKALEAIGLNAVQTYIQSGNVIFESDEEEATLQVIIENKIEAAFGFPVKVVLRMLAELEKMILDCPFSKDEISEAESLSDKECLYVALLSTVPQKDKTEYLNAYRSDSDDYRIIGRDVYLLFRNSISKSKLANNLQKLDETVTIRNWKTLNKLVLLAKEI
- a CDS encoding PhzF family phenazine biosynthesis protein is translated as MADNYLENQYEQYQARKAAWEKARKYGNKRTTTANQAKSANPVAASETDTKNKFTYRKLDAFTSGNSKGNPAACLYLDKDQHLTDEEMLNIAKDHKGFVSEVVYCIPLDDNAYRLRYYSSECEVEFCGHGTIACMYNLVKSNKELAEVKEITIKTNKSNLKVYNELQSLDTVFVTAPDRECLNLKPSLTDIASNLGTSPETIDQQNPIMLIDAGLRTLIVPITDLDNILGLLPDEQKLKDFCVNNDIDIILVFTNDVADKSNRIRTRVFAPKFGYLEDPATGSGNSAMGYYMLKNQLWDGHPVSIEQNGEKELFNIVKLKAVDGKVLFGGNAVVKIQGDYYL
- a CDS encoding TlpA disulfide reductase family protein; the encoded protein is MKKCCILLPLLFLLITNSFGQKAKQPNFKINGTINADSGTVRLFFYREYIPNKEKVLEAQIKNNKFSISGYIPEPQSVSIRIDERYRSSDFIIEKGPQTISINIDSIDKTPDVNNKTMINEYPKFSAFCDPINIKNELYDHRCDSLLKLYNYNLPESIKSDLRKESDIIYEESHKFHLQYSKMNPNSNVAFWMLIRKMGWGYEPIFDSIYNCFSNELKNSYAGKVLSRKLKIGSVLSVGKQFPLLQCVNTNNEKFTLDIFSKNNLTLVDFWYSQCNPCRSQFNTLKDLYKQFSDKGFEIIGISVDRATNKELWENTIINDKLIWKQYWDKDTKEANRLSINAFPTNFLIDSTGKIIAKNITLGELEKLLNKSLK
- a CDS encoding DKNYY domain-containing protein, which encodes MKKRKSLFKYMFFTCIILQLLGCEDYGEGYRIKKDGVYRYSWNPVVSSEPREWLIKGADPKTFQICDKSDCGKDKNHVYYKDNIIFDADPKTFESIDWLYGKDSKHVFYYEAYARSDSLISGIVSGANPDSFHKNKDDNYTDGKDVYYKNFPFHVYDIKTFVRVDHFGFVRKDKKYYYLISLSGLKDTAPMRYPLADYKTFHVLKEGNSVLESPYMADKEKVYYDSLVVEEADVKSFVALNYNYGKDRHRIYYNHKPLVKADFKTFRVDCLDSAHDAKHVYKRDRIVK